Proteins encoded in a region of the Triplophysa rosa linkage group LG6, Trosa_1v2, whole genome shotgun sequence genome:
- the atp5mc3a gene encoding ATP synthase membrane subunit c locus 3a gives MFTCAKFVSTPALVRASSRALYRPVSAAVLSRPEVKPEVSAAVLPQLPFTQVVLRNFQTSAVSRDIDTAAKFIGAGAATVGVAGSGAGIGTVFGSLIIGYARNPSLKQQLFSYAILGFALSEAMGLFCLMVAFLILFAM, from the exons ATGTTCACCTGTGCGAAGTTCGTGTCCACACCCGCCCTG GTGCGTGCAAGCTCCCGAGCCCTCTATAGGCCAGTTTCTGCTGCTGTACTGTCCAGACCAGAGGTCAAACCAGAG GTCAGTGCTGCTGTCCTGCCTCAGTTGCCCTTCACACAGGTGGTCCTCAGAAACTTCCAGACCAGTGCCGTGAGCCGTGACATTGACACGGCTGCTAAATTCATCGGAGCAGGAGCTGCCACTGTGGGAGTGGCTGGATCCGGTGCTGGAATTGGAACAGTGTTTGGAAGCCTTATCATTGGATATGCcag GAACCCGTCTCTAAAGCAGCAGCTCTTCTCATATGCCATCCTGGGCTTTGCTCTGTCTGAAGCTATGGGGCTCTTCTGTTTGATGGTTGCTTTCTTGATCCTGTTCGCCATGTAA